One window from the genome of Salvelinus namaycush isolate Seneca chromosome 19, SaNama_1.0, whole genome shotgun sequence encodes:
- the LOC120064167 gene encoding insulin receptor substrate 2-like: MANPPNTGRHLLSNANINNNKIKKCGYLKKQKHGHKRFFVLKEPSEGFPARLEYYESEKKWKNKSAAKRVIPLDCCLNINKRADSKHKHLIALYTKDEYFAVSAENEQEQENWYRVLTDLMSEGKVYSDGSASNSASSLVGFDEGNYGMITPVTAVYKEVWQVNLKSKGLGQSRNLTGVYRLCLSSRTISFVKLNSDVASVSLQLMNIRRCGHSESFFFIEVGRSAATGPGELWMQADDSVVAQNIHETILEAMKAMKELSEFRPRSKSQSSGTNPISVPTRRHHNNLPPSQTGLQRRSRTDSMAKKSPMSKFTSCRIRTASEGDGTMSRTLPVNGSPLSPGIHRTLLGSSNTITAQHCRTFESSSLQHSKSMSMPLSHSPPTATPSPVSLSSCSESSAPRPSSCNASVSGSPSDGGFISCDEYGSSPAALYLTRRSNTPESLRADTPPSRDSSDLHGYIVMERQNQNCFRRLPELDKAYRKRTYSLTTPPQHRAPPQVSSTSLDEYTLMRATYTSSGQSGRSSHTASPKVTYPEDYGDVQIGSNGHLGDCGYMPMTPGIAPQTGWVKGDAYMPMSPMCVSAPKQIINPRSHPSPAGLCSHTDSPGSVSLEDSGYMRMFCGAKMSVDSSDGKLTNGEYLNMSPVDPVVSLTPPDYILTDTTHQLYPHHRQPYSISSLPRSLKAQPQRKGITDTDQYVVMSLQKKRIEEESNYCPISPVCSATPPTSTLSSAPSPLRVTQEGGLVHKGRVSRPTRLALDSLRTLPCMIEHPLPSEPRSPGEYINIDFGNTTRYPPISATTESSGSSLGSVDGLMRSSPPLSDYVNIDVRSHSPKHGDSPSSIGRLEPSPALPLCPSQPPREEQRESEEQDKIIVVEYPLQKLASPVYLVGDVKDDYTEMTFSPTNPPPSASLPATLCPSDTTTPLPTSPSACVQRLTLRGEGTVGVPPVPVETFFLGCPSLSISPVNPDRGAKVIRADPQGRRRHSSETFSSTTMVTPVCPSFAPDANKRHSSASVENVSRSVRSSEGSDEEYGNSNSPMCRETSAGYQNGLNYIALNLMEGSLGGCSTLGGSEGLLRFKAACGCKGGMNGFNTSPYATMGFKETATAVKD; encoded by the coding sequence ATGGCAAATCCCCCAAATACTGGACGACACTTGTTATCCAACGCGAATattaacaacaacaaaattaAGAAATGTGGATACCTCAAGAAGCAGAAGCACGGACACAAGCGATTTTTCGTTCTGAAGGAGCCGAGCGAGGGCTTCCCTGCCCGGCTGGAGTACTACGAGAGCGAGAAGAAATGGAAAAACAAGTCGGCGGCAAAGAGAGTTATTCCGCTGGACTGCTGCCTCAATATCAACAAGAGAGCGGACTCCAAACACAAACACCTTATCGCCCTCTATACCAAGGACGAATATTTTGCTGTGTCAGCAGAGAATGAACAGGAGCAGGAGAATTGGTACAGAGTcttaactgatttaatgagcgaGGGGAAAGTGTACTCAGACGGCTCCGCATCCAATTCCGCGTCCTCGCTGGTGGGGTTTGATGAGGGGAACTACGGGATGATTACGCCGGTAACGGCTGTGTATAAGGAGGTATGGCAAGTTAACCTAAAATCCAAAGGGCTGGGACAGAGCCGGAATCTTACCGGGGTGTACAGGCTGTGCTTATCCAGCCGGACTATCAGCTTTGTAAAGCTCAACTCGGATGTTGCGTCCGTCAGTTTACAGCTGATGAACATTAGGAGATGCGGGCACTCTGAGAGCTTTTTCTTCATCGAAGTCGGCCGGTCAGCAGCCACGGGACCAGGCGAGCTGTGGATGCAGGCTGACGACTCAGTGGTGGCGCAAAACATCCACGAGACTATTCTGGAGGCGATGAAAGCCATGAAGGAGCTGTCAGAGTTCCGGCCGCGCAGCAAGAGCCAGTCATCGGGCACTAACCCCATTTCCGTGCCCACTCGGCGGCACCACAACAACCTTCCCCCAAGCCAGACCGGGCTCCAGCGACGGTCGCGCACTGACAGCATGGCCAAAAAGTCCCCCATGAGTAAATTCACCTCCTGTCGGATACGCACTGCCAGTGAGGGAGATGGCACCATGTCGCGCACCTTGCCTGTGAACGGGAGTCCCCTCAGCCCTGGTATTCACCGGACCCTATTAGGGAGCTCAAACACCATCACAGCCCAGCACTGCCGGACATTTGAATCCTCTTCCCTCCAGCACAGTAAGTCCATGTCCATGCCTCTGTCCCACTCCCCACCCACAGCCACCCCCAGCCCTGTCAGCCTGTCCTCTTGCTCTGAAAGCAGTGCTCCTCGCCCCTCCAGCTGCAATGCCTCTGTCTCTGGCTCCCCCAGTGATGGCGGCTTCATCTCCTGTGATGAGTATGGCTCCAGTCCTGCAGCCCTGTACCTCACTCGCCGCAGTAACACTCCAGAGTCCCTAAGGGCAGACACCCCCCCCTCCCGGGATAGCAGTGACTTGCATGGCTACATAGTGATGGAGAGGCAGAACCAGAACTGTTTCCGCCGGTTACCAGAGCTGGACAAGGCATACCGGAAACGCACATACTCCCTTACCACCCCGCCCCAGCACAGGGCGCCGCCCCAGGTCTCCTCCACCTCATTGGATGAATACACGCTTATGAGGGCCACCTATACCAGTAGCGGCCAATCGGGTCGCAGCTCTCACACCGCCTCCCCGAAAGTTACCTATCCTGAGGACTATGGCGATGTCCAGATAGGCTCCAACGGTCACCTAGGTGACTGTGGCTACATGCCCATGACTCCTGGCATTGCCCCTCAGACAGGGTGGGTCAAAGGTGATGCTTACATGCCCATGAGCCCCATGTGTGTGTCGGCCCCCAAGCAGATCATCAACCCCCGCTCTCACCCCTCTCCAGCTGGGCTCTGCTCCCATACCGACTCCCCTGGAAGCGTGTCTCTGGAGGACAGCGGCTACATGAGAATGTTCTGCGGGGCCAAGATGTCTGTGGACAGCTCCGACGGTAAACTCACCAACGGGGAGTACCTCAACATGTCCCCTGTGGACCCCGTGGTCTCCCTCACCCCCCCAGACTACATCCTCACAGACACTACCCACCAGCTTTACCCTCACCACAGACAGCCTTACTCCATCAGTTCCCTGCCCCGCTCTCTCAAAGCCCAGCCCCAGAGGAAGGGGATTACAGACACAGACCAGTATGTGGTGATGAGTCTACAGAAGAAGAGGATAGAGGAAGAGTCCAACTACTGTCCCATCTCACCTGTCTGCTCCGCTACACcccccacctccactctctcctcaGCCCCCTCACCCCTCAGAGTCACTCAGGAGGGGGGTCTGGTCCACAAGGGGAGGGTGAGTCGGCCTACCCGGCTGGCCCTGGACTCTCTGAGGACGCTGCCCTGTATGATCGAACACCCTCTCCCCTCTGAGCCCAGGAGTCCCGGGGAGTACATCAACATCGACTTTGGCAACACTACACGCTACCCGCCCATCTCCGCCACGACTGAGAGCTCTGGTTCATCACTGGGCTCTGTGGACGGGCTGATGAGGAGCTCACCGCCACTCTCCGATTACGTCAACATTGACGTCAGATCGCACTCTCCCAAGCATGGCGATTCCCCTTCTTCAATAGGGCGCCTGGAGCCGAGTCCTGCGCTTCCCTTGTGTCCCAGCCAGCCTCCCAGAGAAGAGCAGAGGGAGAGTGAGGAACAGGATAAGATAATCGTTGTGGAATATCCTCTCCAAAAGCTTGCAAGCCCTGTATACCTGGTTGGTGATGTAAAAGACGACTACACTGAGATGACCTTCAGTCCTACCAacccccctccctctgcctctctccctgccaccCTGTGCCCCTCCGATACCACCACCCCCCTGCCCACCAGCCCCTCTGCCTGTGTCCAGAGACTCACCCTGAGGGGAGAGGGTACAGTGGGGGTCCCCCCGGTTCCTGTCGAGACCTTCTTCCTTGGGTGTccgtccctctccatctcccctgtcAACCCAGACAGGGGGGCAAAGGTGATCCGGGCCGACCCCCAGGGGCGCAGGCGCCACAGCTCAGAGACTTTCTCCTCCACCACCATGGTAACGCCAGTGTGCCCGTCATTCGCCCCCGATGCCAACAAGCGGCACAGCTCGGCATCGGTGGAGAACGTGTCGCGGTCGGTCCGGAGCTCGGAGGGTTCAGATGAAGAGTACGGGAACAGCAACAGCCCCATGTGCCGGGAGACGTCGGCAGGCTACCAGAATGGACTCAACTACATTGCCTTAAACCTGATGGAAGGGAGCCTGGGGGGCTGCAGCACTCTGGGGGGCAGTGAGGGACTGCTGAGGTTCAAGGCAGCGTGCGGATGCAAGGGGGGCATGAACGGTTTTAACACCAGCCCCTATGCCACCATGGGCTTCAAGGAAACTGCAACAGCAGTGAAAG